The Candidatus Polarisedimenticolia bacterium genome window below encodes:
- a CDS encoding ABC transporter substrate-binding protein/permease produces the protein MRAVLAGAALLLSGAFALAAPPTPSAEPLRWGADSEGGAPYVFQDPKNPSRIVGFEVELAEGLGRTLGRPAVFVQNQWDGLIPGLLRNNYDIALNGLEITPDREQVIRFTIPYYATAEQLSVRREEKAIRDLDDLKGRTVGTLKFSLAQRILDKLGGIDVRSYEGQINAYEDLANGRLEAVLMDWPIALYYGKPNPALKFTGPPIGHLEYGIGVRPGDSLFLNELDEALLKLAGDGTLRGIYDRWGLWNSETESLFKSQAERPNGYEEFKAAVSVVRPWRERLRQYAGYLPLLGRGAAMTLLISVTGMAMAVALGLAIALLYLYGPRPVAWASRAYVELFRGTPLLIQLYLIFYGLPNIGIRLTPLLAAVTGLGLNYAAYEAENYRAGIQSIPRPQSEAALSLGMTQWQALRHVIVPQAVRLVIPPVTNDFIALFKDSSIVSVITMVELTKVYGQLASTYYDYIGIGLLTAAIYFLLGLPFVRLARWTEARMSVEGKTPTAARRRWLGIGSKPAMD, from the coding sequence GTGAGGGCCGTCCTCGCAGGCGCCGCCCTCCTCCTGTCCGGCGCCTTCGCCCTGGCCGCACCCCCGACCCCTTCGGCGGAGCCGCTGCGCTGGGGCGCCGATTCGGAAGGGGGCGCCCCCTATGTCTTCCAGGATCCGAAGAACCCCTCGCGCATCGTCGGGTTCGAGGTGGAGCTTGCCGAGGGGCTGGGGCGGACGCTGGGCCGACCGGCGGTGTTCGTGCAGAACCAGTGGGACGGGCTGATCCCCGGCCTCCTGCGGAACAACTACGACATCGCGCTGAACGGTCTGGAGATCACGCCGGACCGGGAGCAGGTCATCCGGTTCACCATCCCGTACTACGCCACGGCCGAACAGCTGAGCGTGCGCCGCGAAGAAAAGGCCATCCGCGATCTCGACGATCTGAAGGGGCGCACGGTCGGCACGCTGAAGTTCTCGCTCGCGCAGAGAATCCTGGACAAGTTGGGCGGCATCGACGTCCGCAGCTACGAAGGGCAGATCAACGCCTACGAGGACCTGGCCAATGGCCGCCTCGAGGCGGTCCTGATGGACTGGCCGATCGCCCTCTACTACGGCAAGCCGAACCCGGCACTCAAGTTCACCGGGCCCCCGATCGGCCACCTGGAGTACGGCATCGGAGTGAGGCCCGGCGACTCGCTGTTTCTGAACGAGCTCGACGAGGCGCTCCTGAAGCTGGCCGGCGACGGGACGCTGCGGGGGATCTACGACCGATGGGGGCTCTGGAACTCGGAGACGGAGAGCCTGTTCAAGAGCCAGGCGGAGCGCCCCAACGGCTACGAGGAGTTCAAGGCGGCCGTGTCGGTCGTGCGGCCCTGGCGCGAGCGCTTGCGCCAGTATGCCGGCTACCTTCCGCTCCTGGGACGGGGCGCCGCGATGACCCTGCTGATCTCGGTGACCGGGATGGCGATGGCGGTGGCCCTGGGACTCGCGATCGCCCTCCTGTATCTCTACGGACCGCGCCCGGTCGCCTGGGCCTCTCGGGCCTATGTCGAGCTGTTCCGCGGCACGCCGCTCCTGATCCAGCTGTACCTCATCTTCTATGGCCTGCCGAACATCGGCATCCGCCTGACCCCCCTGCTGGCCGCGGTCACGGGGCTCGGGCTCAACTACGCCGCGTACGAGGCGGAGAACTACCGCGCCGGCATCCAGTCGATTCCACGGCCCCAGAGCGAGGCGGCGCTGTCGCTCGGGATGACCCAGTGGCAGGCGCTGCGCCACGTGATCGTCCCGCAGGCCGTGCGCCTGGTCATCCCGCCGGTCACCAACGACTTCATCGCCCTGTTCAAGGACTCGTCGATCGTCTCGGTGATCACCATGGTCGAGCTCACCAAGGTCTACGGACAGCTCGCCTCGACCTATTACGACTACATCGGGATCGGCCTGCTGACGGCGGCCATCTACTTCCTCCTCGGGCTGCCGTTCGTCCGCCTGGCGCGCTGGACCGAGGCCAGGATGAGCGTCGAAGGCAAGACTCCGACCGCCGCGCGCCGGCGCTGGCTCGGGATCGGATCGAAGCCGGCGATGGATTGA
- a CDS encoding amino acid ABC transporter ATP-binding protein translates to MIVLEDVRKSFGEARAVRGVTFSVPEGALVVIIGPSGCGKSTLLRCLNGLELLDHGRVTIGDVTLERHDGRFPHDLKPRLRRLREEVGMVFQSFNLFPHLTALENAALAPTVVKKVRRDEARARARELLGKVGLGDRLDYYPAQLSGGQQQRAAIARALAMSPIAVLYDEPTSSLDPTLVNEVLLIMRQLHDEGMTQVVVTHEMRFARDVADIILFMHEGLVVESGPPATLFTAPRDPRTREFLKSFL, encoded by the coding sequence CTGATCGTCCTCGAGGACGTGCGCAAGAGCTTCGGTGAGGCCCGGGCGGTGCGCGGCGTGACCTTCTCGGTTCCCGAGGGGGCGCTGGTGGTGATCATCGGTCCGTCCGGCTGCGGCAAGTCGACGCTGCTGCGCTGCCTGAACGGCCTGGAGCTCCTCGACCACGGGCGGGTGACGATCGGCGACGTGACCCTCGAGCGGCACGACGGCCGCTTCCCGCACGATCTGAAGCCGCGGCTGCGGCGCCTGCGCGAGGAGGTCGGCATGGTGTTCCAGAGCTTCAACCTGTTCCCGCACCTGACCGCCCTCGAGAACGCCGCGCTGGCTCCGACCGTCGTCAAGAAAGTGCGCCGGGACGAGGCGCGGGCGAGGGCGCGGGAGCTCCTGGGCAAGGTCGGGCTCGGGGATCGCCTCGACTACTACCCCGCGCAGCTGTCCGGAGGCCAGCAGCAGCGCGCCGCCATCGCCCGCGCCCTGGCCATGTCGCCCATCGCGGTGCTCTACGACGAGCCGACCTCGTCCCTCGATCCGACGCTGGTGAACGAGGTGCTTCTGATCATGCGGCAGCTTCACGACGAGGGGATGACCCAGGTGGTGGTGACGCACGAGATGCGCTTCGCCCGGGACGTTGCGGACATCATCCTGTTCATGCACGAGGGGCTCGTGGTCGAGTCGGGGCCGCCCGCGACCCTGTTCACCGCGCCGCGCGACCCGAGAACGCGCGAGTTCCTCAAGAGCTTCCTGTGA
- a CDS encoding PLP-dependent transferase produces MDKSGYRMETLAVHSGERRPGPEGSVVFPIYQGTVYSFEPGTDYHDIRYIRLNSTPSQRYLHDRLAALEGAEAAVATSSGMAAVTAILLAFLKKGDHLLAGNCLYGGTHDFLTRHAEDLGLSHTFVDDQRPDTWKAAARPNTRLFLVETITNPLMRVPRLEEVVAFARSERLITVIDNTFASPVNFRPLDRGFDVSFHSATKYLNGHSDLVAGCVLGSREHVDRVRRTLNLYGGTLDPHAGFLLARGTKTLALRVRAQNANALALARFLAQSPKVKEVNYAGLESHPDHAHARRLLSGFGGMLSLRLNGGAGAAGRLIGEVRIPYCAPSLGGVETLIVQPARTSHAGMRPEDRERLGVTDDLVRVSCGIEAAEDLVEDFRQALDRI; encoded by the coding sequence ATGGACAAGTCGGGATACAGGATGGAAACCCTCGCGGTGCACTCGGGTGAGCGGCGGCCGGGGCCGGAAGGCTCGGTGGTGTTCCCGATTTACCAGGGAACGGTCTACTCGTTCGAGCCGGGGACCGACTATCACGACATTCGCTACATCCGGCTGAACAGCACCCCTTCCCAGCGCTACCTTCACGACAGGCTGGCGGCGCTGGAGGGGGCGGAGGCCGCGGTGGCGACCTCCTCGGGGATGGCGGCGGTGACCGCGATCCTGCTCGCCTTCCTGAAGAAGGGAGACCACCTGCTGGCGGGAAACTGCCTCTACGGCGGGACGCACGACTTTCTCACCCGACATGCCGAGGACCTGGGACTGAGCCATACCTTCGTGGACGATCAGAGACCCGACACCTGGAAGGCTGCGGCGCGCCCCAACACCCGCCTCTTCCTGGTCGAGACGATCACCAACCCGCTGATGCGCGTGCCGCGGCTCGAGGAGGTCGTCGCGTTCGCCCGCTCGGAGCGGTTGATCACGGTGATCGACAACACCTTCGCGAGCCCGGTCAATTTCCGGCCGCTGGACCGGGGGTTCGACGTGTCGTTTCACAGTGCCACCAAGTACCTGAACGGCCATTCCGATCTCGTGGCCGGCTGCGTTCTCGGAAGCCGGGAGCACGTCGACCGCGTGCGCCGCACGCTCAACCTCTACGGAGGCACCCTCGACCCGCATGCCGGCTTCCTCCTGGCGCGCGGCACCAAGACACTGGCCCTCCGCGTCCGGGCCCAGAACGCCAACGCCCTTGCCTTGGCGCGCTTCCTGGCGCAGAGCCCCAAGGTGAAGGAGGTGAATTACGCCGGCCTGGAGAGCCACCCCGATCACGCCCACGCCCGCAGGCTTCTGTCGGGGTTCGGGGGGATGCTCAGCCTGCGTCTCAATGGGGGCGCCGGGGCGGCCGGGCGGCTCATCGGGGAGGTCAGGATTCCCTACTGCGCGCCGAGCCTCGGCGGCGTTGAAACCCTGATCGTCCAGCCGGCCCGGACCTCGCACGCCGGCATGCGCCCCGAGGATCGGGAGCGCCTGGGGGTCACCGACGATCTGGTCCGGGTGAGCTGTGGCATCGAGGCCGCGGAGGATCTGGTCGAGGACTTCCGGCAGGCCCTGGACAGGATCTAG
- a CDS encoding adenylosuccinate synthase, which yields MSGFVVVGSQWGDEGKGKIVDLLTERVDIVARYGGGPNAGHTICVGDRRFALHHIPSGILRESVLCIIGNGVVVEPGALLREVDELRGAGVRVEDNLRISDRAHLILPYQRGCDIAREEGVKDAKIGTTRLGVGPTYESKAGRYGLRIADLADSAGLEEKVSALARLTRSASGDRLPAEWDPPPGEVAARLREQAARLAPFLTDTSLLLNQRLDQGAVVLCEGAQGTMLDLDHGTYPYVTSSSSTAGGACTGLGISPIRLEGVIGVLKAYSTRVGEGPFPTEQDNDSGRRIRERGREFGSTTGRPRRCGWFDALVARYSVMINQIECLALTLFDVLDAFDEIPICVAYEHEGRRYDVLPADISVLRSCRPIWEVLPGWKADTSPARRFEDLPEPARRYVRRIEETVGCEIGIISTSPQRDGTIILPRGRIAKWLPVRQAVRAGF from the coding sequence ATGTCCGGCTTCGTCGTCGTCGGTTCGCAATGGGGTGATGAGGGGAAGGGGAAAATCGTCGACCTCCTGACCGAGCGCGTCGACATCGTGGCGCGCTATGGTGGCGGGCCGAACGCGGGGCATACCATCTGCGTCGGCGACCGGCGCTTCGCCCTGCACCACATCCCGTCCGGAATCCTCAGGGAAAGCGTCCTGTGCATCATCGGCAACGGGGTCGTCGTCGAGCCCGGAGCGCTCCTCAGGGAGGTTGACGAGCTCCGGGGAGCGGGCGTGCGGGTCGAAGACAACCTTCGAATCAGCGATCGGGCCCACCTCATTTTGCCGTACCAGCGTGGCTGCGACATCGCGCGCGAGGAAGGGGTCAAGGACGCGAAGATAGGCACGACCCGCCTCGGAGTCGGACCGACGTACGAGAGCAAGGCGGGCCGTTATGGCCTGCGGATCGCCGACCTGGCCGATTCGGCCGGCCTGGAGGAGAAGGTGAGCGCGCTGGCGCGGCTGACCCGCAGCGCCAGCGGCGACCGCCTGCCCGCGGAGTGGGATCCGCCGCCCGGAGAGGTCGCCGCGCGCCTCAGGGAGCAGGCCGCCCGCCTCGCGCCGTTCCTCACCGACACGTCGCTCCTGCTGAACCAGCGCCTCGACCAGGGGGCGGTGGTTCTGTGCGAGGGGGCGCAGGGCACCATGCTCGACCTGGACCACGGCACGTACCCCTATGTGACATCGTCCAGCTCGACGGCCGGTGGGGCCTGCACCGGCCTCGGCATCAGCCCCATCCGCCTGGAGGGAGTGATCGGGGTGCTGAAGGCCTATTCGACGCGCGTGGGGGAAGGGCCCTTCCCGACGGAGCAGGACAACGACTCCGGCCGGCGCATCCGCGAACGGGGCCGCGAATTCGGCAGCACCACCGGCCGGCCGCGCCGCTGCGGCTGGTTCGACGCGCTGGTGGCGCGCTATTCGGTCATGATCAACCAGATCGAGTGCCTGGCGCTCACTCTCTTCGATGTCCTGGACGCGTTCGACGAGATCCCGATCTGCGTCGCCTACGAGCACGAGGGCCGGAGGTACGACGTCCTGCCGGCCGATATCTCGGTCCTCAGGTCGTGCCGCCCGATCTGGGAGGTCCTGCCCGGGTGGAAGGCCGACACGAGCCCGGCGCGACGCTTCGAGGACCTGCCGGAGCCGGCGCGTCGCTACGTGCGGCGAATCGAGGAGACGGTCGGGTGCGAGATCGGGATCATCTCGACGTCGCCCCAGCGCGACGGGACGATCATCCTGCCCCGGGGCCGGATCGCGAAGTGGCTGCCGGTGCGCCAGGCGGTGCGCGCCGGATTCTAG
- a CDS encoding response regulator, whose product MRCPHCKNVIRLREVDGQSQVIKYLCSSCQEIVRIDLVQDEVKSSSTPDSFEKTEHRKKVLVADDTVTVRRIAARILTSAGYQVLEAEDGRQALDLVQNEHPDLVLLDLLMPKMTGFDVLREIKKSARAKETPILIMSAVFKKDVLDFLQAAGVTGFLDKQQIKDSLLFRVQQILPH is encoded by the coding sequence GTGCGCTGCCCGCACTGCAAGAACGTCATCCGCCTGCGCGAGGTGGACGGCCAGTCGCAGGTCATCAAGTACCTCTGCAGCAGCTGCCAGGAGATCGTCCGCATCGACCTGGTGCAGGATGAAGTGAAGTCCTCCTCCACCCCCGATTCATTCGAAAAGACCGAGCATCGCAAGAAAGTCCTGGTGGCGGACGACACCGTCACGGTGCGCCGGATCGCGGCGCGCATTCTGACCTCGGCCGGATACCAGGTCCTCGAAGCCGAGGACGGGAGGCAGGCGCTCGACCTGGTTCAGAACGAGCACCCCGATCTCGTCCTCCTGGATCTGCTGATGCCGAAGATGACCGGGTTCGACGTTTTGCGCGAGATCAAGAAGTCGGCCCGGGCCAAGGAGACGCCGATCCTGATCATGAGCGCGGTGTTCAAGAAGGACGTCCTCGACTTCCTTCAGGCCGCGGGCGTCACGGGCTTCCTGGACAAGCAGCAGATCAAGGACTCCCTCCTGTTCCGCGTCCAGCAAATCCTTCCTCACTAG
- the hutH gene encoding histidine ammonia-lyase — MLDSAVSPEIVLNGEHLRLEDVLLVARGGVRVALAAAARRRVEQSRAVIESILASDRQVYGVNTGFGLLKDIRIPRDQLDALQLNLIRSHAAGVGAPLPAAATRAMMLLRAHVLARGHSGVRPDLVETLLAHLNADLLPVVPEQGSIGASGDLAPLSHLALALVGEGEAMLRGVRMKAQAALEKAGIRPFRLGPKEGLALVNGTQLITAVGALALLEAEDLAVLADIAGACTLEALKGSHHAFEERIHALRPHAGQLQSAANLRRLLEGSGIARSHEDCGRVQDSYSLRCMPQVHGSARDGMRFTRSVLEVEVDAVTDNPIVFPEAGDVVSGGNFHGESPALALDCLAIATASLGSISERRIDRLMNPVLSGLPAFLTRDPGVHSGLMMAHVTAAALVSENKILCHPASVDSIPTEANQEDHVSMGPIAARKAREVVQHVRQVMAIEILSACQALDLVAPLLPGRGVRSVHEAVRRAVPFMERDRVLADDLRVMADLAADGTLRTAAERTVGALR; from the coding sequence GTGCTAGACTCCGCCGTGTCACCCGAAATCGTCCTGAATGGCGAACACCTGCGCCTGGAGGACGTCCTCCTGGTCGCCCGCGGAGGCGTCCGGGTCGCGCTGGCGGCGGCCGCCCGCCGACGCGTCGAGCAATCCCGCGCCGTCATCGAATCGATCCTCGCCTCCGATCGCCAGGTCTATGGAGTCAACACCGGGTTCGGCCTGCTCAAGGACATCCGCATTCCACGCGACCAGCTCGACGCGCTGCAGCTCAACCTGATCCGGAGCCACGCCGCGGGCGTGGGAGCGCCGCTGCCGGCCGCGGCCACGAGGGCCATGATGCTCCTGCGGGCGCACGTCCTGGCCCGCGGACACTCGGGCGTGCGGCCCGATCTGGTGGAGACTCTTCTCGCCCACCTGAACGCCGATCTCCTCCCCGTCGTCCCCGAGCAGGGCTCGATCGGCGCCAGCGGCGACCTGGCCCCCCTGTCGCACCTCGCCCTCGCGCTCGTGGGGGAGGGGGAGGCGATGTTGCGCGGCGTGCGCATGAAGGCGCAGGCCGCCCTCGAGAAGGCCGGCATCCGGCCCTTCCGACTCGGCCCCAAGGAGGGACTGGCGCTGGTCAACGGCACGCAGCTCATCACCGCGGTCGGTGCCCTGGCCCTCCTGGAAGCCGAGGATCTGGCGGTTTTGGCCGACATCGCCGGCGCGTGCACGCTCGAGGCCCTGAAGGGCAGCCACCATGCCTTCGAGGAGAGGATCCACGCCCTGCGGCCGCACGCGGGCCAGCTGCAGAGCGCGGCCAACCTGCGCCGGCTCCTCGAGGGGAGCGGCATCGCCCGTTCCCACGAGGACTGCGGCCGCGTGCAGGACTCCTATTCCCTGCGGTGCATGCCCCAGGTGCACGGCAGCGCCCGGGACGGCATGCGCTTCACCCGCTCCGTCCTGGAAGTCGAGGTCGACGCGGTCACCGACAACCCGATCGTGTTCCCCGAGGCGGGAGACGTCGTGTCGGGCGGCAATTTCCATGGCGAGTCTCCGGCCCTGGCGCTGGATTGCCTCGCCATCGCGACCGCGTCGCTCGGGTCGATCTCGGAGAGACGCATCGACCGGCTGATGAATCCGGTCCTGAGCGGGCTTCCGGCGTTCCTCACGCGCGATCCGGGAGTCCACTCGGGGCTGATGATGGCCCACGTCACCGCCGCCGCCCTCGTCTCGGAAAACAAGATCCTGTGCCATCCGGCGAGCGTCGACTCGATCCCGACCGAGGCGAACCAGGAGGACCACGTCTCGATGGGTCCGATCGCGGCGCGCAAGGCGCGGGAGGTGGTGCAGCACGTGCGCCAGGTGATGGCCATCGAGATCCTGTCCGCCTGCCAGGCGCTCGACCTGGTGGCGCCCCTCCTTCCCGGGCGCGGCGTCCGCTCGGTGCACGAGGCGGTCCGGCGCGCCGTGCCGTTCATGGAACGCGACCGCGTCCTGGCGGACGATCTCCGGGTGATGGCCGATCTCGCCGCCGACGGCACGCTGCGCACCGCGGCCGAGCGGACCGTCGGGGCGCTGCGATGA
- the hutU gene encoding urocanate hydratase, producing the protein MSRRTAPAPIVRAPRGTSLSCRGWAQEAALRMLMNNLDPEVAEKPDELIVYGGTGKAARDWACYDAIVRTLRTLASDETLLVQSGKPVGVFRTHPGAPRVLIANALLVPAWATWEVFRELDRKGLTMFGQMTAGSWIYIGSQGILQGTYETFAAAARRHFGGSLAGRLLVTAGLGGMGGAQPLAGTMNGAVVLAIEVDPDRIQRRLQTRYVDRQAASLDEALALARQALGRREALSIALLGNAAEILPSLAAGPIVPDLVTDQTSAHDLLQGYVPHGLPYREALDLRASDPKRYIGLSRLSVAAHVRALLALRRRGAVVFDYGNNIRHEAREAGVADAFDIPGFVPEFIRPLFCEGKGPFRWAALSGDPEDIHRTDDAVLEMFPEDEALCRWIRLAHERVAFQGLPARICWLGYGERARFGLKINELVARGALRAPIVIGRDHLDAGSVASPNRETEGMRDGSDAIADWPILNALLNTAAGAHWVSVHHGGGVGIGYSLHAGLVVVADGTPEAAARLERVLTTDPGTGVMRHADAGYPEAIAFAKKTGLKLPMV; encoded by the coding sequence ATGAGCCGCCGGACCGCGCCCGCCCCGATCGTGCGCGCCCCCCGCGGCACGTCCCTGTCCTGCAGGGGGTGGGCGCAGGAAGCGGCCCTCCGCATGCTGATGAACAACCTCGACCCGGAGGTCGCCGAGAAGCCGGACGAGCTGATCGTCTACGGCGGCACCGGCAAGGCGGCGCGCGACTGGGCGTGCTACGACGCGATCGTACGGACCCTGCGCACACTCGCGTCCGACGAGACGCTCCTGGTCCAGTCCGGCAAGCCGGTCGGCGTCTTCCGGACCCATCCGGGCGCGCCCCGGGTCCTGATCGCCAACGCGCTTCTGGTCCCGGCGTGGGCCACGTGGGAGGTGTTCCGCGAGCTGGATCGGAAGGGGCTGACGATGTTCGGCCAGATGACCGCCGGCTCGTGGATCTACATCGGCAGCCAGGGCATTCTGCAGGGGACCTACGAGACCTTCGCCGCCGCCGCGCGCCGACATTTCGGAGGCAGCCTCGCGGGCCGCCTGCTCGTCACCGCCGGCCTGGGAGGCATGGGGGGGGCGCAGCCCCTCGCCGGCACCATGAACGGCGCGGTCGTCCTTGCGATCGAAGTCGATCCCGACCGAATCCAGAGACGCCTCCAGACCCGCTACGTCGACCGCCAGGCCGCGAGCCTCGACGAAGCGCTCGCACTGGCCCGGCAGGCCCTGGGGCGCCGGGAGGCGCTGTCGATCGCGCTCCTCGGCAACGCCGCCGAGATCCTGCCGTCTCTGGCGGCGGGGCCGATCGTGCCCGACCTGGTCACGGACCAGACGAGCGCGCACGATCTGCTCCAGGGGTACGTGCCGCACGGTCTCCCCTACCGGGAGGCGCTCGATCTGCGGGCGTCCGATCCGAAGAGATACATCGGCCTGTCCCGGCTCTCGGTGGCGGCACACGTCCGCGCCCTGCTCGCTCTCAGGCGCCGGGGCGCCGTGGTCTTCGATTACGGCAACAACATCCGCCATGAGGCCCGTGAGGCGGGTGTCGCGGACGCCTTCGACATCCCCGGATTCGTGCCCGAGTTCATCCGCCCCCTGTTCTGCGAAGGGAAGGGGCCGTTCCGCTGGGCCGCCCTCTCCGGCGATCCGGAGGACATCCACCGGACGGACGACGCGGTCCTGGAGATGTTCCCCGAGGACGAGGCCCTCTGCCGCTGGATCCGGCTGGCCCATGAGCGGGTCGCGTTCCAGGGGCTCCCGGCGCGCATCTGCTGGCTGGGCTACGGCGAGCGCGCCCGGTTCGGCCTGAAGATCAACGAGCTGGTGGCCCGGGGCGCTCTCCGGGCGCCCATCGTCATCGGCCGCGATCACCTGGACGCCGGATCGGTGGCCTCTCCGAACCGTGAAACGGAAGGGATGCGGGACGGCTCGGACGCCATCGCAGACTGGCCCATCCTCAACGCCCTGCTCAACACGGCGGCCGGGGCCCACTGGGTCTCGGTGCACCACGGTGGCGGCGTCGGCATCGGCTACTCGCTGCACGCCGGCCTGGTCGTGGTCGCGGACGGCACGCCCGAAGCCGCCGCCCGCCTGGAGCGCGTCCTCACGACCGATCCCGGCACCGGCGTCATGCGCCACGCCGACGCGGGCTACCCCGAGGCGATCGCCTTCGCCAAAAAAACCGGTCTCAAGCTGCCGATGGTCTGA
- a CDS encoding class I SAM-dependent rRNA methyltransferase yields the protein MNKRIALARGRERRVKAGHLWVYAGEIASVEEGAEPGDTVDVSDHKGRFLGRGYYNPASTIAVRLLTRDSKEPLDTGLLRRRVAQAIAYRRHFYAAGESCRLVFGEGDLLPGLTVDRYGPALALQISTLGMDRMRDDIVAALQDAVHPRGIYERSDLPTRQREGLEARTGLLLGEVPDEIEISLDEMRFLVRPRAGQKTGMYLDHRFNRRALQPLARGRRVLDVFCNSGSFGLYALKAGAERCTGIEISPECLEVARRNASLNDMDSRCEWVEGNAFDHLKELDRRQERFGLIVLDPPAFTKSARALDAAVRGYKEINLRAFKLAAPGALLVTSSCSYHLGPEEFLAVLQDAASDAGRDVSLVEMRGQAPDHPVHLFVPETRYLKCAILLVRN from the coding sequence ATGAACAAGCGCATCGCCCTGGCCAGGGGCCGCGAGCGGCGGGTCAAGGCCGGGCATCTCTGGGTCTACGCCGGAGAAATCGCCTCGGTCGAGGAGGGCGCCGAGCCGGGCGACACCGTCGACGTGAGCGACCACAAGGGCCGCTTCCTCGGGCGGGGCTACTACAATCCCGCGTCCACGATCGCGGTCCGGCTCCTCACCCGCGACAGCAAGGAGCCGCTCGATACCGGGCTCCTGCGCCGACGCGTCGCCCAGGCGATCGCCTACCGGCGGCATTTCTATGCCGCGGGGGAATCCTGCCGGCTGGTGTTCGGCGAAGGAGACCTCCTCCCGGGCCTCACGGTCGACCGCTACGGCCCGGCGCTCGCGCTGCAGATCTCGACCCTCGGCATGGACCGGATGCGCGACGACATCGTGGCGGCGCTGCAGGACGCGGTCCATCCGCGCGGCATCTACGAGCGCAGCGATCTGCCGACGCGCCAGCGCGAGGGGCTCGAGGCCCGGACCGGGCTCCTCCTGGGCGAGGTGCCCGACGAGATCGAAATTTCCCTCGACGAGATGCGCTTCCTCGTCCGCCCGCGGGCGGGACAGAAGACCGGCATGTATCTCGACCACCGATTCAATCGACGCGCCCTGCAGCCTCTCGCTCGCGGCCGGCGCGTGCTGGACGTCTTCTGCAACTCCGGATCGTTCGGCCTGTACGCCCTGAAGGCCGGCGCCGAGCGCTGCACGGGGATCGAGATCTCCCCCGAGTGCCTGGAGGTGGCGCGGCGCAACGCCTCCTTGAACGACATGGATTCCCGCTGCGAGTGGGTCGAGGGGAACGCCTTCGACCACCTCAAGGAGCTCGACCGTCGGCAGGAACGCTTCGGCTTGATCGTCCTCGATCCGCCGGCCTTCACCAAGAGCGCCCGGGCGCTCGACGCCGCCGTGCGCGGTTACAAAGAGATCAACCTGCGCGCCTTCAAGCTGGCGGCGCCGGGGGCCCTCCTCGTCACCTCCTCGTGCTCGTACCACCTCGGGCCGGAGGAGTTCCTGGCCGTCCTGCAGGACGCCGCCTCGGATGCCGGCCGGGACGTCTCACTCGTCGAGATGCGCGGACAGGCTCCCGATCACCCCGTGCACCTCTTCGTCCCCGAGACACGCTACCTCAAGTGCGCGATCCTTCTCGTGCGCAACTGA